The Blattabacterium cuenoti sequence CAGAAGAAACAGAATAAAGGTTCATACATCCAAAAAAAGTCATGAAAACATAAAGAAGAACAATATACCAGTCTATATTTCTTAGTAATGTTTTATTTCTTTTTATCAATATAGTTTTTTGTATTATTTATTTATATTAGTAGTAGTATACCCTTTCATTTTTGCTATGAAATCGTATACTTTTTGTAGCCCTGAAGTCATTATTATTTTCTCAAGACTTTTCCTTTGTACTTGATTTTTAATATATTTTTCTGCAATAAGACTAGCTATAGGTCCAGCCCAACGAGATCCAAATCCTCCATTTTCTATGATAACTGAAATAGCTATTTTAGGGTCTTCTACAGGAGCAAATAAAATGAAAATAGAATGATCAGGTAGAGAAACCATCTTTTGATTAACTTTAAGAAAATTTTGTGCAGTTCCCGTTTTTCCAGCCATTCTAATATCCGAAGATCTAAAACTTTTTCCAGTTCCAATTATAAAAACTTTTTCCATTCCACTAATAATTAAATTGAAATACTTACTTTTTACTTTAGTATGTTTAGCAACAGTATAATTAGGATTATAAATCGGTTGATGATTAATAGACTTTACAATATGTGGAGTATAAAAAAAACCTTTATTTGCTATAGCACAAACCATATTAGCTAATTGAATAGGAGTAACATTTATTTCCCCTTGACCAATACTATTTGAAATAATGGTAAGAGCATTCCATTTGGTATATCCATATTTTTTATTATAATAATCGCCAGATGGAATCACCCCTTTTTCTCCCGTAGCTAAATCATTATAGAAATAATTTCCAAATCCAAAACTTTTAATAATGTCACTCCATTCATTTACCCCTTTTGTTAAATTTTTTGGATATTTTTCAATTACACGTTTATAAACTTGTGCAAAATAATTATTACAAGATACAGCTACAGCCGTTTCTACTCCTATAGGTAATCCATGAATTCCAGAATGACAATGAATTCTTTTTTTTCCGTATCTAAATCCCTTATAGCATACAAAAGTAGTGTTTTTATCTACTACTCCCATTTGAAGACCAGCCAATTCCGTCAATAATTTAAATGGAGAAGCTGGAGGATAACGAGCTTGTGTCGTTCTATCTAATAATGGATAATCTATTGTATTTTTAATTAATTTTATAAATTCTTTAGAACGATGAATTCCTACAAATAAATTAGGATTATTAATAGGACTAGAAACTAAAGATAAAATTTCTCCATTTTTAGGATTAATAGCAACTATTCCTCCTTTTTTTTGATACATAAGTTTTTCTGCATAATCTTGTAATTTCCAATCAATAGTTAAAGAAATATCATTCCCACTAATGGCTTTTACATTATTTTTTTTGTTGTTATAACTTCCTATAATGCATCCATTTCTATCTATAATCCAATATTTAACTCCTTTTTTTCCTCTTAAAATCTTTTCATAAGATTTTTCTACTCCAGCCCAACCTATAAAATCTCCCATTTGATAATAATTGGATTCCTTCTTAATATCTTTTTGGGTCACTTCTCCTATATATCCTAAAATATTGGCGGAACTTTCTACTTTGTAATCTCTAAGAGAACGTTTTGTCCAATCAAATCCCTTATACTTGTAAAGTTTTTCTTGTATAGTAGCAAATTTTTCTTTTGAAATAAAAGGAAGAAAAACAGATGGTAAATATTTGGAATAAGCTTTTGCTTTTTCTAAATTTTTGTAAAAAGTATCTTTTTCTATTCCTAGAAGATTACAAAATTCTATGATATTAAAATGTTCATCTATAAGCATAGGAACCACTATTAACTCATAAATAGATTTATTGAACACTAATAGATTATTATTTCTATCAAAAATAGATCCTCTTTCAGGGATAATAATTTCTTGTTTTATAGAAGTATTAAATGCATTTAAAATATACTTTTCAGTATATATCTGTATATAAAATAACCTGATTATAAAAATTAAACCTATAGAACTTAGGAGAATATAAAATATGTATAATTTTTTCAATGTTTAATTTTTATAAAGAAAAAATATATAATACATAAAATAGTTGTAAAAATACTGCTAAATATAGTTCTCAATAAAATAATTTTATTAAAATGAGCGACTTTAAATATTTCTAATATAAACAAAGAAAAATGATGTATTATAACTAATGAAAATATGTAAAGCATTTTTCTAATAAATGGCAATTCATAAATAGAAAAATCACTTTTATTAATGTAATTTTTTCCGTCAAAAAATTGTAAAAATCTTAATCTAAAAAAAGCAGAAAGTGTCGTGGAAAAAGCATGATCCCCTCCTGTATTCATGCAATTATCTATAATACAACCTATTATAAAAGACAACAATAAAAATAAAAATCTATTCCCATGATATGAATAAATAAATATAAAAAGTATATATATATAAGTATACCATCCAAAAAATATAGGATTTAATATAGATATTTGAATTAAGCAAAGAATAAAAATGTAAAAAACGTGTACAAGGAAACTTTTGATAGAATTCATTATTTATGTTCAACTTTATAAAGTTGAATATTATTCCATTCTTTCTTAAATAAATTTTTTACTACATAAGCATTTTCTATGGTTGAAAAATTGGAAAAAAGTTTAACTGTTATAACATAATTGGCGTGTTCTTCATCAAATCTATAAGAAGAAACTTTTCCTATAGGGATTCCCTCAGGAAAAGTAGCTGATTTTCCATCTGTTTCTACAATATCTCCCTTAGAAAAAACGGAATGTCTAGGAATATCATATAAAACAACATGTTCATGGTCCAATCCATCCCAACTAACCGTTCCAAAATATTTGTTTTTCCTCAACCTCGCATTCACTTTAATTTTTGGATTCAAAAGAGAAATAGCAATACTAAAATGTGGAGATGTTTTTATAATAATTCCTGCAATTCCATCAGATAAAATTATCCCCATATCTATTTTTATCCCATCTAAACTTCCTTTATTAATAGTTATATAATTTTCCTGTTCATGAATGCTATTATTGATAATTTTTACAGGAGTATAAATATACTGTTGTAAATATTCTACATTTTCTTCTTTAAAATCTTTAGTTGTTTTTTTTATTTTAGAATAAATAGACGCATGACGCAATCTGATATTTTCTTTTATAAGTTTTTGATTTTCAATTTCTAATAAAAAATAACTACGTAATCGATAAATAGTTTCATAAATCTTTCCAAGAAGAAAGCTAGAAGATCCTGTATAGATTGGAAAATTATTTTTTGAAAAAGAAAGAAAAAGAGCTGAGGATTCTAAAAAAATGAAAAAAATAAAAAAACGCCATTTTAAAAAAAAATTCAAAAGTTCACGCATAATATAAACCCCCCTTATTCTATTTCATTAAAAATGTAAATTTATCAATATTTTTTAAAGCGACACCCGTTCCTTTCACTACAGCTCTCAAAGGATCCTCTACTAAAGAAACAGAAAGACCCGTTTTTTTAGAAATTCTTTTATCTAAACCTCTTAAAAGAGAACCTCCACCTGCCATATATATACCTGTTTTGTAAATATCTGCAGCAAGTTCTGGAGGTGTTCGAGAAAGCGTTTCCATAACTGCATCTTCAATGCGTAAAATAGATTTATCCAGTGCAGGAATAGTTTCTTTATAAGAAATATTCATTTCTTTAGGTTTTCCTGTAGGAAGATCTCTTCCTTGTATATGAATATCTTCCGGAGGGTTTTCAATAGTTTCTATAGCTGAACCTATATCTATTTTAATTTTTTCTGCAGTTCTTTCTCCTATGTATAAATTATATTTAGTACGAAGAAAATAAGCTATATCATTAGTAAAAACATCTCCAGCTATTTTAATAGATTTTTGACAAACAATTCCACCTAAAGCTATCACTCCACATTCTGTAGTTCCCCCACCAATATCAATAATCATATTTCCTTCAGCTTTAGTTACCGAAATTCCAGAACCAATAGCTGCTGCCATAGGTTCTTCAATTAAATATACTTCTTTTGCATTAAGATGTTGTGCTGAATCTTTTACGGCTCTTTTTTCTACTTCCGTAATCCCGGATGGAATACAAATGACCATAGTTAGAGATGGGGTAAACAATTTTTTATTGATACCTGGAACTTTTTGAATAAATTCTCTTATCATCAACTCTGCAACTTGGTAATCTGCAATAACCCCATCTTTTAACGGCTTATAAATCTTAATATTATCATGCGTTTTCCCTTGCATTTGTTTGGCTTCTTCTCCTACTGCTAACACTTTTTTAGTTCTTACATCTATGGCAATTATAGAAGGTAAATCTACAATCACCTTATTGTTATGCATGATAAGAGTATTCGCCGTACCTAAATCTATGGCTATTTCTTGAGTAAATAGATTCTTCATAAAGTCAACTAAACCCATTGATATTTTTTTATAAAAATATTCGCTTAATTTAAATAAAAAAATAACTTCATTAAAAATGCAGTTTTTCAGTATATTACTAAAAAACGAATTTTATTTGTTGAAAGAACATGATATTTTCTTGTTGCAAGGAAGCAATAAGGATAATAAAAAAAAGTATTTAGAAGATTCCTTGGTATTAATTTCTAAAGAAATAGGAAAAGTAATTAAAAAATCCTCTTATTTTGAAAGTGAAGCTTGGAATATGAGTAAAAATACATCCACTTTTTATAATAGAGCTTTACATATAAAAACTTTGTATTCTCCCATGGAAATTTTAGAAAAAATATATCATATTGAATTGATATTCGGAAGAAAATATAAATCTATTACGGATCAAAATGATTTTGATGAAAAAAAAAAGTATAAGGATAGAGAAATAGATATAGATATTTTGTTTTACGATCATCTTATAATGCACAGTTCGGTTTTAACTATTCCACATCCTTTATTACATTTTCGTAGATTCGCTCTAGAACCTATGTGTGAAATATCACCAAGAAAATATCATCCCGTATTTCATATTACTCTATTAGAGATATTAGGTTTGTGTGCGGATAAATTTAAAACAAGAAGGATATAAAGAATATAATTGAAAAGGGAAAAGAAAAAAGGCTTTTTATGATATAGTTATTATTTAAGAAATTTAATTCAGTTGCCTAGGACTATAATATTTTTATTTTTTTTATTCCCTATTTTTAGTTATGCAAAAGAGGAAAATAAGAATTCTATATCCTTTTCTGAATCAAAAATAGAGAAGTTTGATAAGGATAAGTATTTAAATATAGTCAAATATCATTCTGATATTCAAGAACATAATATAGAACAAGGAAAATCTTATTTAAATGGAAATGCTTTGATAGAATATATTGATACAAAAATTGAAGCAGATAGGATAGAGTTTAATTGGAAAAAGGGATATATATACGCTACAGGAAAAAAAAACCATCCAATTTATCTCCAAAAAGGAGATAGAAAGTATTCTGTTTACAGATTTTTTCATCTAGATTTAGGTGAAAAAAAATGGAATGCTAAGGAAATATATATCCAAGAAAAAGATCACGTAATTATAGCCAATAGTATAAAGGAAGAAAATAATTACAGTTTAATGGAAAAAGTAATATATACCGCAGATCCACTATTTATAGAAAAAAAGGATATAAATCCAGACTTTTATTTGAAAACCAATTATTTGAAATATTTTCATAAAAAAAAGTCTATTCTAACTGGACCTGTCTTTTTTTATTTATATCAAGTTCCAATTCCTATAGTATTTCCATTTTTATATATCCATGATGGGATATCTTCTTCTTATGGAATTCATTTTCCTCGGTTTGGAATTAAGAACAAGAAAATTTACATAGAAAACATAGGAATTTTTTTTCCTATTTCCAATTATTTCAATTGTATAATTAACGGTTCTATGTATGGAATTGACAAATGGAAATTAAAGACAGAAGTGGAATATAAATTAAAATCTGGAGATAATGGATCCATTTTTTTTGATTATCAATCCGTATCCAAAAAAGATTTTGATTATCAATTAAAATGGAAACATGATCAAGATATTAAATCCAATTCTAAAATAAAATTTAATGCAGATATAAATTATCATAATAAATTTACTACAAAAACAAATTCATTCATAAATCATGAAGTAAATATTTCTAATCTTAGCGTAAGAAAAAAATTTCAAGAATCTTTTTTAAGTATGGAGGCTTATATGATTCAAAATATCCATAAAGGGGAGATGCATTTAAAAGTTCCAAAAATTAATCTTTCCATTCGAAAAAGACCTTTTATTATAAATAAAAATCCGTTTTTACGTCAATTCATGATGGATTATCAAGTTTTGGCATATAATTCTATCTATCCAAATAAAATAGAAAAAAAAATAGATATTCAAACTGAAATCAATAATACGATAAACTTATCTACCTATTTCCCTGTTCATTATTATCCTTATTTAAAAATTTCTCCAAAAATTCATTATAAAGGATCTTATACATGGTATTTTTTTTCTTGTAAATCTTTATTTCAAACAATAGATCTATCCATGGATATATTATTTCCTTCTATGGAAAGGATACTTATAATGAAGAAAAAGTATTTCTTATTGAGATATAAAATGGAACCGATCTTGTCTTTCAATTTTGGATCAAATTTCCCTATTTTTATTCATCATGAGAATAAAAACCCTATTAAAAAAAGAATACATCTAACCATAGATAATAATTTGGAATTAAAAATCAAAAATAATAGAGAATATGAAAAAATAAAAATACTTGAATCATTTCAAATGAGATCATCCTATATCTTTGAGGAAGAATTATTGAAATGGGAAAACTTATATTTTACGGGATATACCGATTTTACGAAATATTTAGGAATAAAATATGAAGGAAGAATAGATTTCTATGAAAAAGAAAATTGCAAATCAATTTTTTTGGATAAAAAAAAATTCAAATTCGATTTGTCACTTCGTTATCACTTGATAAAAAATCAAATGAAATTATTGGATGAAAAAAAAGGAATTAATCTTTATGAATGCTTTTTTTTCGATAAGGATCATTATGCAAAATATCCAATTCCATTGGATTTAAGAATTGATTTTAATTCAAATTATGAAAACAATAATAATAAACCTTATTCATTGAATAATACTTATTTAAGTATAAATGGATCTATAGGTTTAACCAAATATTGGGATATAGAGATTCACGCAGATTATGATCTTTTAAAAAAAAGAATAACTTTTGCTAACATAATATTTTACAGAGATTTAAGAAGTTTTAAAATGAATTTTAACTGGTCTCCCATTGGAAAAACTACTTTTTGGTCTTTTTTTATTGGAATAAAAGATTCAAATTTAAGCCATATTATACAGTATAAGGAAACTAATTAATAATAACATGAAGCCAAAAACATTTTCCATAAAAAAAATATCTTCTTTTGGACCATACAGTACATGCGTCCTAATAGAAAATTTTCTGTTTATTTCTGGACAAATAGCCGTTGATCCAGATACTGGAAAATTAGTTGATGAAACTATAGAAATGGAAACGGAAAGAGTTATGAAAAACTTACAAATTATTCTTTCCGAAATTGGAATCGATTTTCAACACGTTATAAAATCTTCCATTTTTGTAAAAAAAATGGAAGATTTCCCAAAAATAAATTATTCATATTCAAAATTTTTTCCAATAGGATATTATCCTGCTAGAGAAACTATCCAAGTTTCTGGGTTGCCAAAAGATGCGAACATAGAAATATCCTTAATAGCATATAAAAAAAATTAAACATGGAGATTCTATTTTATTTTTGAATTGAAATGAAGAAGAGATGAATTCAAAATGTTGTTTTTTTTTATTAGGATTCATTCTCCTTTTTTTCTATCAAGGGATCTCTAAGGAAAAAAAAAAAATACAAATAAAACTAATTCATGC is a genomic window containing:
- the folK gene encoding 2-amino-4-hydroxy-6-hydroxymethyldihydropteridine diphosphokinase; translated protein: MQFFSILLKNEFYLLKEHDIFLLQGSNKDNKKKYLEDSLVLISKEIGKVIKKSSYFESEAWNMSKNTSTFYNRALHIKTLYSPMEILEKIYHIELIFGRKYKSITDQNDFDEKKKYKDREIDIDILFYDHLIMHSSVLTIPHPLLHFRRFALEPMCEISPRKYHPVFHITLLEILGLCADKFKTRRI
- a CDS encoding RidA family protein — its product is MKPKTFSIKKISSFGPYSTCVLIENFLFISGQIAVDPDTGKLVDETIEMETERVMKNLQIILSEIGIDFQHVIKSSIFVKKMEDFPKINYSYSKFFPIGYYPARETIQVSGLPKDANIEISLIAYKKN
- a CDS encoding putative LPS assembly protein LptD, which gives rise to MPRTIIFLFFLFPIFSYAKEENKNSISFSESKIEKFDKDKYLNIVKYHSDIQEHNIEQGKSYLNGNALIEYIDTKIEADRIEFNWKKGYIYATGKKNHPIYLQKGDRKYSVYRFFHLDLGEKKWNAKEIYIQEKDHVIIANSIKEENNYSLMEKVIYTADPLFIEKKDINPDFYLKTNYLKYFHKKKSILTGPVFFYLYQVPIPIVFPFLYIHDGISSSYGIHFPRFGIKNKKIYIENIGIFFPISNYFNCIINGSMYGIDKWKLKTEVEYKLKSGDNGSIFFDYQSVSKKDFDYQLKWKHDQDIKSNSKIKFNADINYHNKFTTKTNSFINHEVNISNLSVRKKFQESFLSMEAYMIQNIHKGEMHLKVPKINLSIRKRPFIINKNPFLRQFMMDYQVLAYNSIYPNKIEKKIDIQTEINNTINLSTYFPVHYYPYLKISPKIHYKGSYTWYFFSCKSLFQTIDLSMDILFPSMERILIMKKKYFLLRYKMEPILSFNFGSNFPIFIHHENKNPIKKRIHLTIDNNLELKIKNNREYEKIKILESFQMRSSYIFEEELLKWENLYFTGYTDFTKYLGIKYEGRIDFYEKENCKSIFLDKKKFKFDLSLRYHLIKNQMKLLDEKKGINLYECFFFDKDHYAKYPIPLDLRIDFNSNYENNNNKPYSLNNTYLSINGSIGLTKYWDIEIHADYDLLKKRITFANIIFYRDLRSFKMNFNWSPIGKTTFWSFFIGIKDSNLSHIIQYKETN
- the mrdA gene encoding penicillin-binding protein 2: MKKLYIFYILLSSIGLIFIIRLFYIQIYTEKYILNAFNTSIKQEIIIPERGSIFDRNNNLLVFNKSIYELIVVPMLIDEHFNIIEFCNLLGIEKDTFYKNLEKAKAYSKYLPSVFLPFISKEKFATIQEKLYKYKGFDWTKRSLRDYKVESSANILGYIGEVTQKDIKKESNYYQMGDFIGWAGVEKSYEKILRGKKGVKYWIIDRNGCIIGSYNNKKNNVKAISGNDISLTIDWKLQDYAEKLMYQKKGGIVAINPKNGEILSLVSSPINNPNLFVGIHRSKEFIKLIKNTIDYPLLDRTTQARYPPASPFKLLTELAGLQMGVVDKNTTFVCYKGFRYGKKRIHCHSGIHGLPIGVETAVAVSCNNYFAQVYKRVIEKYPKNLTKGVNEWSDIIKSFGFGNYFYNDLATGEKGVIPSGDYYNKKYGYTKWNALTIISNSIGQGEINVTPIQLANMVCAIANKGFFYTPHIVKSINHQPIYNPNYTVAKHTKVKSKYFNLIISGMEKVFIIGTGKSFRSSDIRMAGKTGTAQNFLKVNQKMVSLPDHSIFILFAPVEDPKIAISVIIENGGFGSRWAGPIASLIAEKYIKNQVQRKSLEKIIMTSGLQKVYDFIAKMKGYTTTNINK
- the mreC gene encoding rod shape-determining protein MreC → MRELLNFFLKWRFFIFFIFLESSALFLSFSKNNFPIYTGSSSFLLGKIYETIYRLRSYFLLEIENQKLIKENIRLRHASIYSKIKKTTKDFKEENVEYLQQYIYTPVKIINNSIHEQENYITINKGSLDGIKIDMGIILSDGIAGIIIKTSPHFSIAISLLNPKIKVNARLRKNKYFGTVSWDGLDHEHVVLYDIPRHSVFSKGDIVETDGKSATFPEGIPIGKVSSYRFDEEHANYVITVKLFSNFSTIENAYVVKNLFKKEWNNIQLYKVEHK
- a CDS encoding rod shape-determining protein, giving the protein MGLVDFMKNLFTQEIAIDLGTANTLIMHNNKVIVDLPSIIAIDVRTKKVLAVGEEAKQMQGKTHDNIKIYKPLKDGVIADYQVAELMIREFIQKVPGINKKLFTPSLTMVICIPSGITEVEKRAVKDSAQHLNAKEVYLIEEPMAAAIGSGISVTKAEGNMIIDIGGGTTECGVIALGGIVCQKSIKIAGDVFTNDIAYFLRTKYNLYIGERTAEKIKIDIGSAIETIENPPEDIHIQGRDLPTGKPKEMNISYKETIPALDKSILRIEDAVMETLSRTPPELAADIYKTGIYMAGGGSLLRGLDKRISKKTGLSVSLVEDPLRAVVKGTGVALKNIDKFTFLMK